The following coding sequences lie in one Prochlorococcus marinus XMU1412 genomic window:
- a CDS encoding phosphoesterase, whose product MIERWALISGLKGDLDTYELIQKDLKKTPGNITLFVLGDMIGPEKNCNKLLHRLINPKSNDLQPWCIYGWWEEQILLESGYRGNQRAEALRINKGEEVVKSLINAVDKSFLDWIAALQFGFVELDCGLIHGSSKDVGDDLTLDTPPLTLLDRLTRLQVNRLFTARSTQQFHLELTEGILNSEVHDLTGNHKKEQKVPQKAVIGVGAGKNYTLYDVGTDNTQFVRAGYQSEKKKNGFGLHF is encoded by the coding sequence ATGATAGAACGCTGGGCACTTATAAGTGGGTTAAAAGGGGATCTAGATACTTATGAACTTATTCAAAAAGATTTAAAAAAAACTCCTGGGAACATAACCCTCTTTGTTTTGGGGGATATGATAGGTCCTGAAAAAAACTGTAATAAACTTCTACACAGATTAATTAATCCAAAAAGTAATGATTTACAACCATGGTGCATATATGGTTGGTGGGAAGAACAAATCCTCTTAGAAAGTGGTTACCGTGGCAATCAAAGAGCTGAAGCTTTGAGAATAAATAAAGGTGAAGAAGTGGTCAAATCTCTAATAAATGCTGTTGATAAATCATTTCTTGATTGGATAGCAGCACTTCAATTTGGATTTGTTGAACTTGATTGTGGTTTAATTCACGGGAGCTCAAAAGATGTTGGCGACGATTTAACATTAGATACCCCGCCATTAACACTCCTGGATAGACTTACACGTCTTCAAGTAAACAGATTATTTACTGCGAGAAGTACACAACAATTTCATTTGGAATTAACAGAGGGGATTCTTAATTCGGAAGTACACGATTTAACCGGAAATCATAAGAAGGAGCAGAAGGTTCCTCAAAAAGCTGTCATTGGTGTTGGAGCAGGCAAAAATTATACTCTCTATGATGTAGGGACTGATAATACTCAATTCGTAAGGGCTGGATATCAATCAGAAAAGAAAAAAAATGGATTTGGATTACATTTTTAA